The DNA segment gTATGTACTGCTACcactttgttttattgttgaacgtagaaatattttgtttttgtcaatgcAGTTTAATAGCAAGCTGTAACAGGACCACCAGCAAACCCAGCACTGAGAGAGTTTGGTTGTGTAAAGTCAGAGCTTGCATGCATTGGGCATCTCTACTGGTGATCAGTTTATAGCAGTCTTGACATCAAGACCTCGTAGAACCAGACTTAACTGATACTAATTGGCAGCAAACAAATAACTTACTGCCCAATTAGGAGAAACAAGTTATTTaatcatcctcatcatcttcctcttcttcctcctcctcatcgtCTTCAtcttcgtcatcatcatcatccttcgGTTTGGATTTGGCAGATGATGCCCCTCCGCTTCCTTTTCCCTTTCCTTTGTAGTCTGCCATGTCctgagaaaacaaaacatgatgacaactttacaattacaaaacaaacattaaataaataatggttatATGTATATCAATCTTTCTTTAACCACCAACCACACTGAATAATGAACAGCATTTTGAGAGAGGTCATGCTCCACCTTCTGATACTTGTCCTTCAGTTTGTTGGCCTTGGACAGGAAGGGCTGCTTCTCCGAATCAGACAGATTGTTCCACATCTCTCCCAGCCTCTTGGCTACATCTCCAATGCCCAGACTGGGGTGCTGAGCCTTTATGCTGGGCCTTTCTTCTGCACAGAACAGGAAAAATCCAGAcctgggaataaaaaaaaataaaaaaaataaagacaaacatttcagtaACTAAACAAGACAAGCCCATAGTCCATCCACAAGCAATAAAAAAAGATCTAGAAATAAGCCTTCTAAGAGGAAAGAGCACATACGGTGGCCGCCTTGGAGCATTAGGGTCCTTCTTCTGCTTCCGACTTTTCTTTCCTGGATTGAAGCTCATCATTTCCTGGTCATAACGGGCCTTGTCCTGTTTGGCCAGGTCATCAAATTTAGTCTTCTCTTTTGGTGACATCGTCTGAAACAGATGACAGTTTCGTTAAGCCGATACCTGTAgcctttattcatttttattgtttttttttttaagatagacATCTCCAGATAAGAATAACCTACTTACTTTCCATCTTTCTGAGCACTTCTTGGAAAATTCTGAGAAGTTAACCGAGACACCAGGGCTCTTCTTGTTGTGCTCTTCACGACACGTCTTCACAAAATAGGCATAGGCGGACATCTTGCCCTTGGGTTTCCCTGGCTCACCCTTTGCCATTATTACGAAGCAAATCAACTAGTCACCACACCTAGAAATACACAGACAGtttaataaactaaaacagaTGATTATCACCGAGATGACCCAAATGATTAGGTCCCACAGTTCCAATacaaaaaaactgcatctttCCATACATCGCTCATTCCTAGAGACTCTCTTAATAGAGAGTCCCACACACTTTTCAGCAGCACTGGTTccagaaaaatacattttcatattcgTTTTACATGTAGGGATTTTAAAGGAATCATTAGAGGTGTAAGTTGAAATTCAAACCAACAACTACGAGgtgaattataaaattacaacattatatgctttgatttaatttgaaaatcagattttaaaaaagactGTACTTAATGCCTATATCACATTTATTGCACTAAATGCAGTGGTTCATGGGAGTGGACAGGAGCTAAAGAGTTCTTATGATGCAAACTGTCTCAATTCTTTGATTAGTGTAATTTTTTAAGCCAAATGTAAGTACTGtaatattctttaatttattttttaaacgtagtaaaaaaaaaaattgaattcatgcaggctgatggcttcaacaatTCATCGATTTCTAATCTCTAGCTCTTTAAAGTAGGTCAGTCTTTAAGGACTTTAgttaagtaaaacaaacaaaaaaaatagttaatgGGATATTTACCATACTTTAGTTTCAATATATAATGCATCGTCGGAGGTGCCTTCAAATACTACCTTATTATATTCCATGTTGTGAAGTGCAAATTGATGACACAAACGTAACTTTTTTAAAACCGTAAATTAGTGATTATTTCCAAAATAAGATGGCATTTAAACGCGTGACTAGTTTAAAGTCCAGTATTGTGTGAAGAGAAGGACAGACTGGCCGCTTCTCTTAAATCAGACTCCATTCATTAAAATGGCCTCTATCAGCGTCGAGAACAATGACTTGCACGTCGCCGTTTTCACAGCAGACGCCCCGAGGACACGTCGACTTTTAAAAGCTGCTAGATAAGCCATTTTAAAAGTCGTTTATTAAATACACTGAGCTGCGAAGCCAGCTTTTGCAAAGTTTTACCAGCTCCACACTTGACGCTAAAAACCAGACCACTATCGTGTAGGCTTGcgacatgaatattaattacgcaCCGTGACGTTCGCCCCGCGTAGCTAGCTGATTGGTTGAAATGTAGACGTATTTAGCGAGCCAGCGAATTAACGAATCATACTATGGAGAAGGCGTTcgttatgaatattaaataaagttaCGTTGTAGGAATTTTACGCGGCAACGGTCAGCGAATTCATTAACATTCATGAGCCACAACTTCCCCATAGTAGGATTCGCAAATTCGCGCCCGGCTCAAACCCGTTTATAACAAAGGCAGAGGCAAACCAGCCATGACTGGCACTGACTGTCAACAGCGCTTTAACAGCTCAACGCTCTCCATAACCAGAAAACATACAACGAGCTGAAACTATTACCGTTACACAGCAAACTCAGCGACGACACACGGTGCACTTCACAACAGCCTTCAAGGCCATTTAGCAccctgtgatttttttaaagggagATTTTTACATCGCCAGCCATTTTAAAAGCACGTTCATCACTCAACTTCggtttaagagaaaaaaatatagctTTTGTTGACCGTAAATGAAAGCGAAATGGTTTAGaactaactgaattaaaaaaaacaccgttaaacatttcactgaaaatgagttttaaaagaaaaacacggTTAATTATATCAAAAATATGGTTTACGCACCAAAAAAggctttaaataattaaaacaagattttaaagAGAATATTAAGCCCCGGTGGAAATCCTAAAATGGAGTGTTTTATAAATACCTTCTGCTAATGTTTGTCCTGTCGTCTGTTCTCCTCAGTCACACTAACGGCCTCCTCGAGTCGCGCTTCCTCTCTCTATAGAAGATCACACAGCCTCGCGCTAGCTCACTACGAGAGCCGCCTGATTGGTCAGTCCCGGCACGCATTTAAAACAGCCTCCACAACTGTGGATTGGCTAAAACGTCATACATATTCATAACCTGCTTGCCGCCATTGGACAGAAGCATAAGCCACACCCATTATTCAAAAACAAGGCGGGAATTGCTGTAACAACAACAGAAGTTAAAAAGAGCTGTGGCAAACCACGTGTGAGCGTGAACTACAGGCGGCACAGTGCGCTATAAAGAGGAACTGTATACTGTACAATATTTAGGGCGTGAGAATACTGAGTAGAGGAGCAGAAAATAGGGTAGTTTGGCTGCCATATGAAGACGAGGATGGCCTACAAAAACAGTTTTGGGTATTGCTTTATCCACAAACAACGACGTGTAAAGGACATACATGAATACggtttttgttttcaatattaTACTTAGAGtaaaaagatttatttgttttattataagcATTTGGCTTAAATTGGTATATATTAAGTATTATgaacaatattgtgtctaattAACTGCCAATTTGCAGATGTATCATGGATTACCAAATGCAGCAGAAATAACACTTAagatgtaagatttttttttattctttatacaacaaaatgtagttttaaac comes from the Cyprinus carpio isolate SPL01 chromosome B21, ASM1834038v1, whole genome shotgun sequence genome and includes:
- the hmgb3b gene encoding high mobility group protein B3b, which gives rise to MAKGEPGKPKGKMSAYAYFVKTCREEHNKKSPGVSVNFSEFSKKCSERWKTMSPKEKTKFDDLAKQDKARYDQEMMSFNPGKKSRKQKKDPNAPRRPPSGFFLFCAEERPSIKAQHPSLGIGDVAKRLGEMWNNLSDSEKQPFLSKANKLKDKYQKDMADYKGKGKGSGGASSAKSKPKDDDDDEDEDDEEEEEEEDDEDD